AAGGTAATAATCAGACATTTCGACAGAAAAAAAGATAAAAAATGCCCTCAACCTACTAAAAATGTAGGTTGTAGGGCATATATTTTTGTTTTAAAAGTGTAGACATTAAATCTTAATCTTACAATTTTTTACAATATTTCTAATGTCATTACCATTAACTACAGTCTTATCTATCTGTATATCTAATAATTCAGTTATTTTCTTAGCTATTATACTTTCTCCTTTTAATTCCCATATATTATTATCTCCAACCTTACTTAATCTTAAATACTTTATAGCTTTTTGTATATTAGTAATAGAATATTCTTTATTCAAACCTAAATGTATTATCTTAGTAAATAATAGAGCAAAAAAACATATTAACATATGTGATTTAATTCTATTTTCTTTTTTTAAAAATACAGGTCTAATTGAAAAACTACTTTTAAGATTTTTAAATACATCCTCAACTAAATATTGATTTCTATATGCTCTTATTATTTCTTTTTCATCCATATCTAATATATCAGTAATTAGTAATGAAAACCCAGAAGTATCTGTATATTTTTTTAATTTATTTTCATCAACTTCAATTTTAATCTTATCTTTATTATCAATCTTAGTAAGAGAAGAAGATATTCTTTTTATTATTTCTTCTAATTTATTTTTATCATTAATTAATTCATCAACTTTTTTAAGTTCATTAACCCTTAAATTAGTTAATCTTTCATCTTGTTTTTTAGAATAAACAAATATATATTTTTGAGTAATATTAACTGTTTTTATTTTTCCATATATATCTTTTACTTTTCTAGGAACTTCTACATTAAAACTTTTGCAAAAACCTTTAAAATCAGAATTTTCTTTTTCTATTTCCTCAACCATAGATAATATATTAGTCTTAAAAGAGTTATATATAGATTTATTAAGTCTAAGCATAGATTCTTTAAATATGTAATGCATATTATTTA
This Pseudostreptobacillus hongkongensis DNA region includes the following protein-coding sequences:
- a CDS encoding IS1634 family transposase, with amino-acid sequence MYLVYTNLNNMSICFDKVLQLEIFSRVIDPSSKYNDFKNKDNFAENFNFSKDDIYDSLDILYKYKNDFIKAIKDNIKYLIKIKKDILHTDSSNIYVYTNEDKNNENTLIQYGYSKENKSLPIAQFMYITDTNGLPLNFKAYQGSKPDVSLYNDFINETRDIYNIKKSIVVADAGFVSNDNIVNTLINNMHYIFKESMLRLNKSIYNSFKTNILSMVEEIEKENSDFKGFCKSFNVEVPRKVKDIYGKIKTVNITQKYIFVYSKKQDERLTNLRVNELKKVDELINDKNKLEEIIKRISSSLTKIDNKDKIKIEVDENKLKKYTDTSGFSLLITDILDMDEKEIIRAYRNQYLVEDVFKNLKSSFSIRPVFLKKENRIKSHMLICFFALLFTKIIHLGLNKEYSITNIQKAIKYLRLSKVGDNNIWELKGESIIAKKITELLDIQIDKTVVNGNDIRNIVKNCKIKI